AATATCCTTTAGGTTCTAAAAGATTAGTACTTTAAAGGACTTGTGTAAACAGTTGATTTTCAAAATTTACATTACCGACTGATTTTAGTCgaattgtagtgtggtctactcatatccatataagtagtatatggtggtgGTCAGACACAGAaggtattttggtagaagatcgataaggaaagaacaggaacgaagcgcaatcgctacaaaaatgcatgaacaatgaaatcagagaaaacggactgatatttgtagaagaaacagttaagattgagacaatcgattgttattttgcgaattaactGTTTAGTGTATGGTTagcagaatttagtgagatagtctgtaatttgtgcttaaatacattcgattgtccccagtcgtgttctgttcactacaaagTATTCATTGAAAAGCAGGCAGCCATAGTATTTGACTCCCTAATAGTGCGTACCCCAAACCTCAGATCCTGTAGTCATTTTTCAAACTTTAGATTATTAAACTGGAATCCAATATTGTATACGTCTATTATTCATCAATTTGCAATATTACGCAACCTCATTTCAATACTATGGGTGATTAACTGACCAACAGCTGATATTTTCTTCACTGTTTATGGCTTacttaaaatcaataataaaagttACTTTTGACACTTTTGGTTATAAAATTCCAATTCCATTTCACACTAAAAATAGTTTTTCAGTGAATACTATTTTTCAACCGTTTCCTatcaataatttattgaaaaaaatattttttttaaaaataggtTTAAAACAAAAACTTTTTTTACTGTTGAAATTAATAGGAGGCTTTAAAGATAAACTAAATTTTGAGTAAGTATTTAACTGAAAAAAGTGTTGAAGTTAAACTTTATTGAACCTATTCAAAATGTTATTATATGTGGTATTATAGTGATCTCATTTCAGTTTCGGTTCCTTAGAATGTTCTTACGAATTCTTCAGATACCACACTCTTCAGATCTGTCGAAGACCCATACAATTTTATAAAATCTAAATAATTTTCTTAAACTATATGTAAAGatgtcaagatagtcctactgtatggggctgaaacgtggagaactactacatccatcgtcaagaaggtacaagtatttataaacaattgtctacgcaaaatactcaacattcactggccggataccaccagcaacagcgttttatgggagaggacaaaccagtttccagatgaagaagaaattaggaaaagacgttggaagtggataggacatacattgaggaaatcaccaatgtgcatcacgaggcaatccataacatggaatcctgaatggaagcaggaaagaggaaggccaaagtacacattactccgggaaatagaagcagatatgaaaaggatgaatgttaactggaaagaattggaaaggattgtttgggagagagttggatgtagaatgctgttgtgcggcctatgcccctcgacgaggggtaacaggcgtaagtaagtaagtacatgtAAAGATAACTTTTTAATAGTTTACTTCACTAGCAATTATCTCCAGAGTGTGTCGTTTATTAAAAAGCCTAGTTCTTACACACTTGAATTTTCATTTACAGAGAgaagaaatataaatcattcTGGTTTAGAATTATCCTTCTATTCTTTAGAGCTGTCATTAAAATACAAGTTCCATTTAAGAAAAGATATTTTCTTTGGGGTGAAATCTCAGACAACCTTCAAATGTCATGAATTTCTTGAGAAATTCTTtcaaatttcatcataaatatgaCATAGCATAGTTCATCTAATTATTATGTAGACTATGCATAGGTAATAATGTAAAGcttaaaatgttttatattgacAGAAATGAGACAGGAATTTCATTCAAGATACATTTGTTATCATTTGAATCAATAGACTCAAAAGCACCTACGTGttaattatcaataaatttgacattaaaaccgttggatgtcggctcagtggtctatcggttaagtgctagcgcgcgagactggtaggtcctgggtttgaacgttgagaggcgggatcgtggatgcgcactgctgagaagtctcacaataggacgaaacggtcgtccagtgcttctaggttttccatcgtggtctagcttcgattgactcatgatcttaaatATATAAAACTTGGCAATGttaaatttaaaacaaagaaatatgaCACTATTATTTTGTTCCCATGATACATTTTTATAGGaacttaaaaaaaagaaagaatagtTTATTGACCTTTGTTTTGATGTTCATTCATCAATATCATTTTGTATAGACAAATCATACATTATTTCGGAGTTATCGTTCACTTTTAGAAGCTAACTATAATCCTAATCTAGGCTGTCATGATTTACTAATTTCTTTCTTCTTTACTTCAAAACTCATAGAAGTTATATGAGGTACTGAGTGATTAGTACTACATTTGTATACAATGATTTTAGTAAGATTAACTATTAGCtataatattttttatagaACCCTGAATTAAATGTGTTCCCATCGTTTTTGAAGTAATTTAATACATCCGCTATTAGGATGGAAGACTTTTGGAAGACTAGCCGTTTAAGAATGATCATTAACAAGTAAATTCATACTAATTCGGTGCATCACACAAcgaaaaacagtttgttctcaccttaaacctaccctggtaacaTTAGCTTATGATTCAGAGTGatcaggtttcaaattgtttacgcattatttttattatgattattattatccttgtctactcttacccccattttcagtctagttgaccttttatttttatatatgaatattcttaacaagtatatatgtgatcagattgtttggaatgtattgcgctaatatatcacatagttctgataatcttcgtcttcttattgcgctatcgaaatttatcacaTGGAATAATTgtttcaatttcgtggatcggttgaagttagacattaacaccgttggatgccagccggctcagtggtctagtggttaagcgcttgaGCGcggaactgataggtcctgggtttgaatctcgcaaggcggaatcgtggatgtgcactattgaggagtcccataataggacgagacagccgtccagtgcttctaggttttccatagtggtctagcttcaattgattcatgatttcaaccatcctaattgctttaaatttgaAGAACACATAGTCAGGAACGACCAATCACATTTCAAGTTATcattgttttaaacaaaataatttcatGGAAATAAGTCAAGATTTTTTGGGAAAATAGTTTAATTATGACAATAAAATTGAATAacaaatcaattaaattatGACTGATTATATTTACCTATGTaggttattgataaataaaaataatcacaGGGTAATGGAAAGGCTTAAATTTTATAGACCCCGTTTTTTATCATTCTAAGGATTtttgtaaaaatgttatttacaaTTATCAACTTAGATGAGATAATGTGAGTACAACCCAAAATGAGGAAAAGAAATAACAGTCGAAATAATGCATTTCTCAATAATGACAACTAGTTCTTCATTTAAATGTCCATTATGTGATTGTTAACTATCTTTTTATGGTATATCATGTCAATATCTGTCTCTTATCTAACAAACAGACAGACTTATTTATCTCCATTCATATAATTTGAACAATCATAAGTTCCATTTGGTGTCCATTCACCGTCGTTTTCTTCAACAACATCACCATTGACTAGTAATGATTGTAATTTTGAACTATTTGTTAAACCAGCTAAACGTAGTATACGTTTCTCAGCCGCTTGAATTATTCTTTCTAAACTTTCATAATTCAATGTTTTTAGTAACCGTATGATTGAATTTCGTACAATTTTTTCATTCTACACATTTCAAATCATTAAAGAAAAACGTTTTTATGAACGATATTGATtaaaaaagatttatttaaCTATTTACAAAACACTGAAATGAAATTGACCAGGCAGTTTGAAAAAAGCCCATTCAAACTGATATTTATAAATAGAACCGTAAGTTAACAAATGACCTGgtagcctccaaatgccctggtacggccgagagtggagagagtccgctctccctctcgaaaaatgctctcacatggccacgcgtatatagcctctgccagggaagtcctactcaatgccttctcgtggcattactgttgtttacgaaattgagaggacgaaaagtgaatgtccggtattttaaccgggttggtggacacggaaagtacaCCTAGGGGTGCTgcgaaaccctgattccaaaccaatggtgcaaatgggctggctccagtatcctgaaggaacaaatggcgtatgaatcaatccttggtcaccggctaccatgggactgcatctccttacgatgctccactgccttgtggactaagccttcaggtcaaaggctcggagtgtggccccctaagaaaaccacctgcttcagtctgggcacctgggcagtatcacagccctcacacaaatcaaatgagatttgtgtggcgcatatatatctagtgcctctttgtaccaatatttatgtttttaaataaaataaaaaaataacaatgatacTGAACAGAAATTTACGAACTTAAGTTGATATGTTTTAGAGCATCGATAAAAATGAGAAACTTTTGAATTAAGATGAAAAACTCAGGCATGTGCGTATAATAAAGTAGGGAAAGTTTAGCTAATCAATGGTTGAATTTATCAATTTTTAATAAGATCATTTTTGATACAGGTTGTATTAAATTACTAACTGTTAATTCATAATACCTCAAGAATAAGTGACAGAAGTTCCAAGCTTTTTATCATGGACAAATCAAACAGTTAAAAACATATTTCATTGATGATATGCTACATATAATTTTACTTTGGGCAGACTAAAAATGAATGAACCTGTATCCAGTTTTATCAATGATTATTTTAACCAAAGATTAAGGCTTTAGTGAGAGCTCTAACCAGGAAGTTTGGATTTACGTACAAGTTTGAGGTAGACAGTAATTGCTTTGATGGTTTGATGCTGTATCTTGATGTGGTCTTTACTAGTTTTTATCAGACCTATATTTATGCCGGTGAGTATTACATTCCATGATGTAAGGGATGTGTAACACTAGTTATAACCGGTTCGATATATGAGAACTTAAAACACCAACATCCGACCTGGTTATTCTATCAAAACTCAGCATTACTCAACTTATGACTTTACGATACACTATCAGTGATTGGAAGATATATATCATCAAATGAATATGACTTACGCATGCTTCATTTTTGCCGATATAGACGATATCTCATATTCATTTTATAGAGCCTGAACACATATTTTATCACAAGAGCAaagatattttaatatttatgattatttttacaAGTTTCCAATTATTTGTGTTTTTGTAGTTAGTTGATGGGAAGAACAGCTGATTGAATTATAAAAAGTCAATAGGTAATATATATGTAACTCGAAATGAAAATTGAAGTATCACATCGGTTACCACTGGTTTTTGTAAATATACCAGTAATCTCATAATGGGCATGCTAAGATTTTATCTATTAATTTGTAATCTAATTGTTTTATCCCTAATGGTGTCGTTGATGAATACTACTGCGAAGTTATATGTTAGGATTAAACAGTTATTTAATTCAACCTGTTTAATGGTAAAGTTAGTCAATGGTTTGAACTACATTCAAATTAAAATATCTCCATACAAACTTcccatattttttattttggcAATCAACTATATTTGTGTGTGTACGGGTTATCAGGTTAATCTATCTGTCTATGTCTTTGCGATTAAAAGGTTAGTTTAATTCGAAAACCAGTGAATATACTTACATTTTTCTTgccaaatttatttatattctaaaAGAAAAACGTAAATGAATAAGAGAGAGAGGGAATatttgactgactgaataactATACTTACCTTCTGATCAATCGATTGCAGTCGTTTAGCAGGTGAAgaaattttattcttatttatcgGTTTTAAGCCGTATTCTTGACGAATTTTACTTTAATTACCAAAAAGAAAGTAAACATTAAAGAAAACTAATTTAGATAATAAAAGAATAGTAGATATTAGAATAGACGGTTGTTTAATAACATTAATTCGCATGAAGATAATTTATTGTGACAGAAGATTTCGACTAGACAATAAGTAGATGGTAGTGAAATGGACGAACACTTGGTGGGGATAACCAATctattgtttaatgcaaaattacagattgcattcataaaatatgaaaaccatacactaAATACATAATTTCCATATCTTCGTTCACTTATCCATTACATGCTTCAtaattctttcaattctgtgGTTATCCTTACTCTTTTGTGTTttcctttctgttctcttcaactCAATCTTCTTCTAGGCATTTTACTTCTGATTGGTAttacatactactcatatcgGTCAAAACAACTAGCATGCACCACAAAAGGATACATTTGAACCACTGTTTTCGTCAGTGACCTTGAGTGTTgctagaggtatgagggcagttattacttcccggttgccctcaccgtggaagggttcttctagaggtacctgaaaagaaaactggattagaagtggtcttaatgacctgagggCTTGACCGcaatgcccaagggacaactgctcgATGCCAGTAATACACGatctttttgtgttagctccgttcttcaaaggaccttatcgctggagacggatatccgtgggataaagcgaggtgtgcattttagggtcgacctttcctAAACCCACCCCTCTTTGTGGGAAGACAGTATCGctattatgctggttgtctaaaggaaacaccttactgccatcacacctctgtacagtcagcagtacgacatCACCctcagaccttgggtttgcagcttttagtcttaccgctcttcaaccgacctatctggcatggtaggaccttgaggaacgattgtttcagccagtaCAACTTGATTGGTTCATCGCGATaggcaagctcgaccaccacgtcaTCAGACTCTATGTGATACATTTTCTTATATCTATTTGTTTGGTTTATTTACGGTTGAAAAAAACATTTCCATAGTCCAGTGCTCAAAAATCTA
Above is a window of Schistosoma mansoni, WGS project CABG00000000 data, supercontig 0529, strain Puerto Rico, whole genome shotgun sequence DNA encoding:
- a CDS encoding leucine rich repeat protein, putative, which encodes TKKESQINNVDNDIIKDPRSTNDIVQLINNNIDSKSSFVKRKGRNRSYLQDVTLKETNKIRQEYGLKPINKNKISSPAKRLQSIDQKNEKIVRNSIIRLLKTLNYESLERIIQAAEKRILRLAGLTNSSKLQSLLVNGDVVEENDGEWTPNGTYDCSNYMNGDK